In a single window of the Roseofilum reptotaenium CS-1145 genome:
- a CDS encoding DUF433 domain-containing protein, translating into MNNWQEQIEINPNICHGKPCIKGTRIMVSVILDNLAEGLTVEEIVADYPPLSQEQVRSPIAYAATLAREEVLLPLRSR; encoded by the coding sequence ATGAACAACTGGCAAGAACAGATTGAGATTAACCCCAATATTTGTCATGGGAAACCTTGTATTAAAGGAACTCGAATTATGGTTTCCGTAATTTTAGATAACTTGGCAGAGGGATTGACAGTAGAAGAAATTGTAGCCGATTATCCACCCTTGAGTCAGGAGCAGGTGCGATCGCCGATCGCCTATGCTGCTACTTTAGCTAGAGAAGAGGTACTTTTACCTTTGCGATCGAGATAA
- a CDS encoding Uma2 family endonuclease — translation MSVQLIDEQLPQTEPQEQEVIPLPPTDLPYDDGEPLESNRHRIAMNVLIASLHQAYQERNDYYTGGNMFVYYSSAQVRNKDFRGPDFFVVLDVDGTIERRSWILWEEQGRYPDVIVELMSPSTAEVDRNQKKELYEKVWKTNDYFIYDPFDSESLQGWNLSGRRKYDEINPNDRGWLWCESLGLYLGTWNGELMKEDAPWLRFYDAEGNLVLLPEELAVQEQERADTAESERDRERQEKELERERADRAESNLQQLREKLRQLNIDPDALESP, via the coding sequence ATGTCAGTCCAACTTATTGACGAACAATTACCTCAGACTGAACCACAAGAGCAAGAAGTCATTCCCCTTCCGCCAACCGACTTACCCTACGACGACGGAGAACCCTTGGAAAGCAACCGCCATCGCATCGCTATGAATGTTCTGATTGCTTCCTTGCATCAGGCGTATCAAGAACGCAATGATTATTACACGGGTGGCAATATGTTCGTCTACTACAGTAGCGCACAAGTCCGAAACAAAGACTTTCGCGGCCCGGATTTTTTTGTGGTATTAGATGTAGATGGAACAATTGAGCGCCGCAGTTGGATCTTGTGGGAAGAGCAAGGACGCTATCCCGATGTGATTGTGGAATTGATGTCACCTTCGACGGCAGAAGTTGACCGCAATCAGAAGAAAGAGTTGTATGAAAAAGTCTGGAAAACTAATGATTATTTTATCTACGATCCCTTTGACTCTGAGTCATTACAGGGATGGAATTTAAGCGGAAGGCGCAAGTATGATGAAATAAATCCCAACGATCGCGGATGGCTGTGGTGTGAGAGTTTGGGATTGTACTTGGGAACTTGGAATGGGGAATTGATGAAGGAAGATGCCCCTTGGTTGCGCTTTTATGATGCTGAGGGTAATTTGGTATTGTTGCCAGAAGAGTTGGCAGTGCAGGAGCAGGAAAGAGCAGATACTGCTGAATCAGAGCGCGATCGCGAACGCCAGGAAAAGGAATTGGAGCGAGAAAGAGCCGATCGCGCTGAATCTAATTTACAACAATTACGCGAAAAACTCCGACAGTTAAATATCGATCCGGATGCTCTCGAGTCCCCTTAA
- the recO gene encoding DNA repair protein RecO, with amino-acid sequence MSKTYKATGINLKGMPMGESDRLLTVLTPEVGLIRAIAPGARKAKSSLGGRSGLFVVNELLVVKGRSLDKIIQAQTIKSYPGLSRDLLKLTASQYLAELVLCQALTDRSQTDLYDLLLLHLDRLETSALSLTLPRLIQGIFHLLALAGIAPQVQNCCRTGKAIAPNFNDPQWKIQFNLASGGIVSEEKELQVFQVQESGASYQVQRSPRKSPQPPAFSLNANQLWILQHLAGPELPKLEQGTDHLWPSLENLLRAYAQYHFDRPIRAATLMEPCLANLPKD; translated from the coding sequence ATGAGCAAAACCTATAAGGCAACGGGCATTAATTTGAAGGGAATGCCTATGGGAGAATCTGACCGGTTATTGACGGTGTTAACCCCGGAAGTTGGATTAATTCGAGCGATCGCCCCTGGAGCGAGAAAAGCGAAATCAAGTTTGGGGGGGCGCAGTGGATTGTTTGTGGTGAATGAACTCTTGGTGGTGAAGGGGCGATCGCTCGATAAAATCATTCAAGCGCAAACGATTAAATCCTATCCGGGATTAAGTCGAGATTTACTCAAACTGACTGCAAGTCAATATTTAGCAGAATTAGTCCTCTGCCAAGCCCTCACAGATCGCTCCCAAACCGACCTCTACGACCTACTGTTGCTCCATCTCGATCGCCTAGAAACCAGCGCTCTGAGCCTCACCTTACCTCGCCTAATTCAAGGTATCTTTCACCTGCTGGCTCTCGCGGGAATTGCGCCGCAAGTGCAAAACTGTTGTAGAACGGGAAAGGCGATCGCGCCCAACTTCAACGATCCCCAGTGGAAAATCCAATTTAACCTTGCCTCTGGTGGCATTGTGAGCGAGGAAAAAGAGCTACAAGTCTTTCAGGTTCAAGAATCTGGAGCCAGCTATCAGGTACAACGTTCACCTCGAAAATCGCCCCAACCTCCAGCATTTTCCCTCAACGCCAATCAATTATGGATACTTCAGCATTTAGCGGGGCCAGAACTCCCTAAACTAGAACAAGGAACAGACCATCTCTGGCCTTCCCTAGAAAACCTCCTGCGTGCCTATGCCCAATATCACTTCGATCGACCGATCCGAGCTGCAACCCTCATGGAACCTTGCCTCGCCAACTTGCCAAAAGACTAA
- a CDS encoding sensor histidine kinase, with amino-acid sequence MQLVQQEKMAGLGNLVAGGAHEINNPLSFISGNITMLKNTLVDLLAIIQAYRQEYPEPSPDLAEEIENADLDFLLEDIPKILVSMQQGVKRIANISTSLRTFSRADTDVKTEFNVHEGLDSTLLILKYRLKANQQRPAIKIVKKYGDIPELKCYPGQLNQVFMNILANAIDTLDEKSKNKSFEEIEKNPNYITVTTDLSENKQDVVVRIIDNGMGMSESVKAKIFEQGFTTKKVGKGTGLGMAIACEIVTEKHGGTMTCSSELG; translated from the coding sequence ATGCAATTGGTTCAACAAGAAAAAATGGCAGGATTAGGCAATCTTGTAGCGGGGGGCGCTCACGAAATCAACAATCCGTTGAGTTTCATTAGTGGTAATATCACGATGCTTAAGAATACTCTTGTCGATCTGTTGGCAATTATCCAAGCCTATCGCCAAGAATATCCCGAACCCAGCCCTGACTTAGCAGAAGAAATTGAAAATGCAGATCTTGATTTTTTGCTCGAAGATATTCCCAAAATTCTTGTTTCTATGCAACAAGGAGTGAAACGCATTGCTAATATCAGCACATCTTTGCGAACCTTTTCCCGTGCAGATACAGATGTCAAAACTGAGTTTAATGTGCACGAGGGTCTTGACAGTACTTTATTAATCTTAAAATACCGCCTTAAAGCTAATCAGCAACGCCCTGCCATTAAAATCGTAAAAAAATATGGCGATATTCCTGAACTAAAATGCTATCCGGGGCAGCTCAATCAAGTCTTTATGAATATCTTGGCAAATGCGATCGATACTCTAGATGAAAAGAGCAAGAATAAGTCTTTTGAAGAGATAGAAAAAAATCCTAATTATATTACTGTTACGACTGATTTGAGCGAAAACAAACAGGATGTTGTAGTCAGAATTATCGATAATGGTATGGGAATGTCAGAATCTGTAAAGGCAAAAATATTTGAGCAGGGATTTACCACTAAGAAAGTCGGGAAAGGGACAGGGTTGGGAATGGCGATCGCCTGTGAAATTGTCACCGAAAAGCATGGTGGAACAATGACCTGTTCTTCAGAGTTGGGGTAA
- the deoC gene encoding deoxyribose-phosphate aldolase has product MAVDYSDYSEIDIADYIEHSLLHPTATPEQVQQWCEQAMAMNFPTVCVPPVYVRQTADILQGKSTKVCTVIGFPTGATTSGVKLYEAQEAVEHGAVELDVVINIGLLKAGKSEAVHREMAEICEETGQTVKAILEMTVLTEAEKRLAAELCLDAGVVFLKTSTGWQGGATVEDVKLLKSISRGNVGIKASGGIRNLEQAYALIDAGATRLGTSRGMMLMEERDMALRPGNR; this is encoded by the coding sequence ATGGCTGTAGACTATTCAGACTATTCAGAAATTGATATCGCTGACTATATCGAGCATTCCTTGTTGCACCCCACAGCAACACCGGAACAAGTCCAGCAGTGGTGCGAACAAGCCATGGCTATGAATTTTCCTACGGTGTGCGTGCCTCCAGTTTACGTGCGGCAAACGGCAGATATCTTACAGGGAAAATCGACTAAAGTGTGTACAGTGATTGGCTTTCCCACGGGTGCGACAACATCAGGGGTAAAGCTCTACGAAGCCCAAGAAGCGGTTGAACATGGAGCAGTAGAGTTAGATGTGGTGATTAATATCGGCTTACTGAAGGCAGGAAAAAGTGAAGCCGTGCATCGGGAAATGGCGGAAATTTGTGAGGAAACGGGGCAAACGGTGAAAGCGATTTTAGAAATGACGGTGTTGACGGAAGCCGAAAAACGATTAGCGGCAGAGCTTTGTTTAGATGCGGGGGTGGTGTTCCTGAAAACGAGTACCGGTTGGCAAGGGGGCGCAACGGTAGAAGATGTGAAGTTATTGAAGTCCATCAGCCGAGGAAATGTGGGGATTAAAGCTTCTGGTGGCATTCGCAATTTAGAGCAAGCCTATGCCTTAATTGACGCAGGGGCAACGCGGTTGGGGACTTCACGGGGAATGATGTTAATGGAAGAGCGGGATATGGCGCTTCGCCCTGGTAATAGGTAA
- a CDS encoding glycosyltransferase family 4 protein has protein sequence MHIAWLGKKSPFCGNVTYSREVTNALLDRGHQVSFFHFASEDGVAELPANGAQASSEGWPDCPEVPIPCLYKSTIYTIPTLSSSKVLARSLHSLQPDLVHASLTLSPLDFLLPEICQDLNLPLVATFHPAFDRKLRNFSSGTQQLTYQLYAPGLANYDKTIVFSQMQREILIKLGVPEFKVVVIPNGVDALKYSPGPSSIKQQLQAERLFLYQGRIAIEKNVESLLKAWRMADLGLGCKLAIVGTGPLQTALRASYGAEQGIVWLGFIGDEQRRIEILRGTDVFILPSFVEGLSLSLLESMACGTACLATDVGADGEVLEKGAGVILNANRVTTELQTLLPLFRDHPELSIMLGQKARQRVLERYTLNRNISQVEQLYNEVIEQSNDASYRSLVN, from the coding sequence ATGCATATCGCTTGGCTTGGTAAAAAATCTCCGTTCTGTGGTAACGTCACTTATTCCCGTGAGGTGACGAATGCGTTGCTCGATCGCGGACATCAGGTGAGCTTCTTTCATTTTGCCTCGGAGGATGGGGTCGCAGAACTGCCCGCGAATGGCGCTCAAGCCTCTTCGGAAGGCTGGCCGGATTGTCCAGAAGTGCCGATTCCTTGTTTGTATAAATCGACGATTTATACGATTCCGACGTTGAGTTCGTCTAAGGTTTTAGCGCGATCGCTCCATTCTTTGCAACCGGATCTGGTTCATGCGTCTTTAACCTTGTCTCCTCTGGATTTTTTACTGCCGGAAATTTGCCAAGATTTAAATTTACCTTTGGTGGCGACCTTTCATCCAGCATTTGACCGCAAATTACGCAATTTTTCTTCCGGAACGCAACAACTCACCTATCAACTTTATGCCCCTGGTTTGGCAAATTATGATAAAACCATTGTGTTTTCCCAGATGCAGCGCGAGATTCTGATTAAACTGGGGGTTCCGGAATTCAAAGTGGTGGTGATTCCCAATGGGGTAGATGCCCTAAAATATTCCCCTGGCCCTTCTTCGATTAAGCAGCAATTGCAGGCAGAACGGTTATTTTTGTATCAAGGACGCATTGCCATTGAGAAAAATGTGGAGTCCTTGCTGAAGGCTTGGAGAATGGCAGATTTGGGGCTGGGGTGTAAGTTGGCGATCGTCGGTACTGGCCCTCTGCAAACTGCTCTCAGAGCTTCCTATGGAGCAGAACAGGGGATTGTTTGGTTAGGCTTTATTGGCGATGAGCAGCGTCGAATCGAAATTTTACGGGGCACAGATGTATTTATTTTGCCTTCTTTTGTTGAAGGGTTGTCTCTCTCTCTGTTGGAGTCCATGGCTTGCGGAACGGCTTGTCTGGCAACGGATGTGGGAGCTGATGGTGAGGTTTTGGAAAAGGGTGCAGGGGTGATTTTAAATGCGAATCGCGTAACGACTGAGTTGCAAACCTTACTTCCTTTGTTTCGAGATCATCCTGAATTAAGTATCATGCTGGGCCAAAAAGCACGTCAACGAGTATTAGAGCGCTATACGCTTAATCGTAATATTTCTCAGGTGGAACAGCTTTATAATGAAGTCATTGAACAGAGTAACGATGCATCTTACCGGAGCTTGGTCAATTAA
- a CDS encoding histidine kinase dimerization/phospho-acceptor domain-containing protein, translating into MKAIPGNIRSRIERFFNHYSLRHQLLGVFCFIALTPLAGFAWWNYQTTRTALIQSANQSLNAAASQTAATLDAFVRINLTVIVTEAQQDILATYLQAAPNASPSVREQAFNTLKTSIAKDKVFLVSSAVLNTNGQNLLDTRTPQRVWDESNREYFQIALETGEPFVSNVEFSEVDGQPYLYFSQSIRDRQTGAVVGVLRSQYHAAKLQNLLLQNNNLAGSLSFPILLDDRNLRLAQGYRDDGGLPQDLRFQFLAPPQPETLDELQQTYRLPASLPADRATQLTEFDQFAANFNPDRPYFTTILSQEKNIEYAGAIHMSESRPWKVAYLRPKSVFLEPINIQTRNNLLLALGTTLAAISVGFGMANVISSPIRRLTAISKQIAEGNLSARADMESGNEIGELARTFNTMTAQLRSSIDTLEEKVRERTLELQVAKEAADNANQAKSEFLANMSHELRTPLNGILGYTQILGRSKTVGATDRQGVNVIHQCGSHLLTLINDVLDLSKIEARKLELNPIAVHFPSLLQSVVEMCKIKAQQKGIDFIYQPSSRLPEGVEVDEKRLRQVLINLLGNAIKFTNRGSVTLRVDVISESETSATLFFQAIDTGLGLAISKQIVGLMDSTIEVTSQRNCDRRKCNWFNKKKWQD; encoded by the coding sequence ATGAAAGCTATTCCTGGGAATATTCGCTCACGAATTGAGCGTTTCTTCAATCATTACAGCTTGCGCCATCAACTGTTAGGCGTATTTTGCTTCATTGCTCTGACTCCCCTGGCGGGCTTTGCTTGGTGGAATTACCAGACTACGCGGACAGCTTTGATTCAATCGGCCAATCAATCGCTCAATGCAGCCGCGTCCCAAACGGCAGCAACTCTTGATGCCTTTGTTCGCATCAATTTGACGGTCATTGTCACGGAAGCGCAACAAGATATCCTTGCCACTTATTTACAAGCTGCACCCAATGCTTCTCCCTCCGTCAGAGAGCAGGCATTCAACACTCTAAAAACTTCGATCGCCAAAGATAAAGTCTTTTTAGTTTCCTCCGCTGTTCTGAATACCAATGGACAAAATCTCCTGGATACTCGCACCCCTCAGAGGGTATGGGACGAGTCGAATCGGGAGTATTTCCAAATTGCCCTAGAAACGGGAGAGCCTTTTGTCTCTAATGTAGAATTTTCCGAGGTTGACGGTCAGCCTTACTTATATTTCAGCCAATCGATCCGCGATCGCCAAACCGGGGCAGTGGTTGGTGTATTGCGCAGTCAGTATCATGCCGCCAAACTCCAAAACCTCCTACTACAAAATAATAATTTAGCGGGTTCTTTGTCTTTTCCTATTCTGCTCGACGATCGCAATTTACGCTTGGCACAGGGATATCGCGATGATGGAGGACTTCCCCAGGATTTGCGCTTCCAATTTCTGGCCCCTCCCCAACCCGAAACCTTGGATGAATTACAGCAAACCTATCGTTTACCTGCTTCCCTCCCTGCCGATAGAGCCACTCAACTGACGGAATTTGACCAATTTGCTGCCAATTTCAACCCCGATCGTCCCTACTTTACGACCATTTTGTCCCAAGAGAAGAACATAGAATATGCAGGTGCAATCCACATGAGCGAAAGCCGACCGTGGAAAGTTGCTTATTTGCGCCCAAAATCTGTTTTTCTCGAACCCATCAACATTCAAACGCGCAATAACCTCCTCCTCGCTTTGGGGACAACTCTTGCTGCCATTAGCGTGGGATTTGGCATGGCTAATGTGATTTCTTCTCCCATTCGACGCTTGACGGCGATCTCCAAGCAAATCGCCGAGGGGAATTTGAGCGCCCGTGCTGATATGGAATCGGGTAATGAAATTGGTGAATTGGCTCGCACATTCAATACGATGACTGCACAATTGCGCTCTTCTATTGATACTCTCGAAGAAAAAGTACGAGAGCGAACCTTAGAATTGCAAGTGGCCAAAGAAGCCGCAGACAATGCAAACCAAGCCAAAAGCGAGTTTTTAGCGAATATGAGCCACGAATTGAGAACGCCACTCAACGGTATTCTCGGCTACACACAAATTTTAGGACGATCTAAAACAGTCGGTGCAACAGACCGCCAGGGAGTGAATGTCATTCACCAATGTGGCTCTCACTTACTAACGTTGATTAATGATGTTTTGGATTTGTCCAAAATCGAAGCTCGTAAACTGGAGTTAAATCCCATTGCCGTTCATTTTCCCTCTCTTTTACAAAGTGTGGTGGAAATGTGCAAAATTAAAGCCCAACAAAAAGGAATTGACTTCATTTATCAGCCCAGTTCTCGCCTGCCGGAAGGAGTAGAAGTGGATGAAAAGCGCCTACGACAGGTGTTAATCAACCTTTTGGGCAATGCCATTAAATTTACGAATCGCGGTTCTGTGACGCTGCGGGTAGATGTAATTTCCGAGTCCGAAACCAGTGCAACCCTATTTTTTCAAGCGATTGATACCGGGTTAGGATTAGCCATCTCCAAGCAAATTGTTGGGTTGATGGACAGCACGATTGAAGTCACTAGCCAGAGAAATTGCGATCGTCGCAAATGCAATTGGTTCAACAAGAAAAAATGGCAGGATTAG
- the proS gene encoding proline--tRNA ligase has protein sequence MRLSQMLFNTLRDDPAEAEIPSHKLLVRAGYIRRIGSGLYAYLPLMWRVLQKVSQIVREEMNATGAQECLLPQLQPSDLWQESGRWETYTKAEGIMFALQDRQKRELGLGPTHEEVITTIARDMIRSYRQLPVHLYQIQTKFRDEIRPRFGLMRGREFIMKDGYSFHTNRDSLKQTYQDMDRAYRNMLRRCSLKFQPVQADSGAIGGGVSQEFMVLAEAGEDEVLYTEDSQYAANVEKAVSLPAEVQPSPFTEYKKVETPNTNTIATLCEALGCDATNTVKNVLYQAVYDNGMTVLVLVNIRGDQDVNEVKLSNELTALAPEYGAKAVLALTVPDPEAQSKWAAKPLPLGYIDPGLGDEYITQQENLAPKFLRLVDKTAVELKNFATGANETGYHVIGANWGDQFVLPDRIVDVRTAKAGDLAVHDPTQILQTARGIEVGHIFQLGTKYSQAMNATFTSEQGEELPCYMGCYGVGVSRLAQAAVEQSYDKNGIIWPVAIAPYTVIICVPNITDSQQMEVAEKLYQDLQEAGIEVLLDDRNERAGVKFKDADLIGIPYRLVTGRAIKSGKVECVERATLASEEVAIDDLVSVLQERIQTALNA, from the coding sequence ATGCGACTGTCACAAATGCTGTTTAATACGCTGCGAGATGACCCAGCAGAAGCAGAAATTCCCAGCCATAAGTTATTGGTTCGGGCAGGATATATTCGTCGAATTGGTAGCGGACTCTATGCTTATCTTCCCCTAATGTGGCGAGTTTTGCAAAAAGTCTCCCAAATTGTACGTGAGGAAATGAATGCTACGGGGGCCCAGGAATGCTTGCTTCCCCAACTGCAACCGTCGGATCTATGGCAAGAGTCGGGACGTTGGGAAACCTATACGAAAGCCGAAGGTATTATGTTTGCCTTGCAGGATCGGCAAAAGCGGGAGTTGGGGTTAGGGCCAACCCATGAGGAGGTGATTACGACGATCGCCCGTGATATGATTCGTTCGTATCGGCAACTACCGGTTCATCTGTATCAAATTCAAACTAAGTTCCGCGATGAAATTCGTCCCCGGTTTGGCCTGATGCGGGGTCGGGAATTTATTATGAAGGATGGCTATTCGTTTCATACTAACCGGGACAGTTTGAAACAGACGTACCAGGATATGGATCGAGCCTATCGGAATATGCTGCGGCGATGTAGTCTGAAATTTCAGCCGGTACAAGCGGACTCTGGAGCTATTGGGGGCGGGGTTTCTCAAGAGTTTATGGTGTTGGCTGAGGCTGGAGAAGATGAGGTTCTCTACACCGAAGATAGCCAATATGCGGCCAATGTGGAAAAAGCGGTTTCTCTTCCCGCAGAAGTTCAACCTTCTCCGTTTACAGAGTATAAAAAGGTGGAAACACCCAATACCAATACCATTGCTACGCTCTGCGAGGCGCTCGGTTGTGATGCCACCAATACGGTGAAAAATGTACTGTATCAGGCTGTTTATGATAATGGAATGACGGTCTTGGTGCTGGTTAATATTCGCGGTGACCAAGATGTAAATGAGGTAAAACTCTCCAATGAGTTAACTGCTCTAGCTCCAGAATACGGCGCGAAAGCAGTTTTGGCGCTCACCGTTCCCGATCCGGAAGCTCAGAGCAAATGGGCCGCGAAACCCTTACCGTTGGGGTATATCGATCCGGGTTTAGGAGATGAATATATTACTCAACAAGAGAATTTAGCGCCCAAGTTTTTGCGGTTGGTGGACAAAACAGCGGTGGAGTTGAAAAATTTTGCCACAGGAGCCAATGAGACCGGTTATCATGTGATCGGCGCAAATTGGGGCGATCAGTTTGTTTTGCCCGATCGCATTGTGGATGTGCGTACTGCAAAAGCCGGCGATCTCGCTGTTCACGACCCGACGCAAATATTACAAACTGCCAGAGGTATTGAAGTCGGTCATATTTTCCAGTTGGGAACCAAATATTCCCAGGCTATGAATGCCACGTTTACCAGCGAACAGGGGGAAGAATTGCCCTGTTATATGGGATGTTATGGGGTTGGAGTCTCTCGCCTCGCGCAAGCTGCGGTAGAGCAGTCCTATGATAAAAATGGCATCATTTGGCCCGTGGCGATCGCGCCCTATACGGTCATCATCTGCGTTCCCAATATTACCGATAGTCAACAGATGGAAGTCGCCGAAAAGCTCTATCAAGACCTACAAGAGGCTGGAATAGAGGTGTTACTTGATGACCGCAATGAGCGAGCCGGGGTAAAATTCAAAGATGCCGATTTAATTGGCATTCCCTATCGCTTAGTGACCGGCAGAGCCATCAAATCCGGTAAAGTTGAATGTGTAGAACGAGCAACCCTCGCTTCTGAGGAAGTGGCCATAGACGATCTGGTTTCTGTTCTCCAAGAGCGTATTCAAACCGCTTTAAACGCCTAA
- a CDS encoding MFS transporter: protein MSLSKNDGEITPTTPKPNLPPPSPSLGAVLKNRNFLTLWSGQIFSQLADKIYLVLTIAIITSEFQRQEQTISGWVSAIMIAFTIPAVLFGSLAGVFVDRWPKKSVLVLTNLLRGAFVLTIPLFLSLSAGIDLAIDIPLGFAFLLGITFAVSTLTQFFAPAEQAIIPLIVKRHLLLPANSLYTSTMMASVILGFALGDPLLNLASHLISPILGNGDLGKELLVGGAYVLAGVILLVVNTQENTYPPDHEHPHVLQDLRDGLQFLRDRHRVRNAILQLIILSCIFAALAVLAVRIAEIIPSLEPSQFGLLLAVGGIGLGISSAVVGEFGHRWGSNAQLSLIGSMGMAGSLLGLSFTVQYLGWSLFWISVLGSSAAFIGIPMQTTIQSQTPEEMRGKVFGLQNNAINIALSFPLALVSVAEAGLGIQVVLAGLAVLVFAGGVSTWYISRTGDRDQ from the coding sequence ATGTCCCTATCCAAAAACGATGGAGAAATAACCCCTACAACCCCTAAACCTAATCTTCCTCCTCCCTCTCCGAGTCTGGGTGCAGTCCTCAAAAACCGCAATTTTCTCACCCTGTGGAGCGGTCAAATTTTTTCCCAGTTAGCCGATAAAATCTATCTAGTTTTAACGATCGCCATTATTACTAGCGAGTTTCAACGACAGGAGCAAACCATTAGTGGTTGGGTATCAGCGATCATGATTGCTTTTACGATTCCCGCTGTCTTATTTGGCTCCTTAGCCGGGGTATTTGTGGATCGGTGGCCGAAAAAATCGGTCTTAGTTCTCACCAACTTACTCCGGGGAGCCTTTGTGCTGACGATTCCCCTATTCTTAAGTCTATCTGCGGGAATTGACTTGGCGATCGATATTCCCCTCGGTTTTGCCTTCCTCTTAGGAATTACCTTTGCCGTCTCTACCCTCACCCAATTCTTTGCTCCTGCCGAACAAGCCATTATTCCCCTGATTGTCAAGCGCCATTTGCTCTTGCCAGCCAATTCCCTCTACACTTCTACCATGATGGCCTCGGTGATCCTGGGATTTGCTCTTGGCGACCCACTTCTGAACCTGGCAAGTCACCTAATTAGCCCGATTTTAGGTAATGGCGACTTGGGTAAAGAACTTCTAGTGGGAGGTGCTTATGTGTTGGCGGGTGTGATTTTGTTAGTCGTGAATACTCAAGAAAATACTTATCCCCCAGACCACGAACACCCCCATGTTTTGCAAGATCTGCGCGATGGATTACAGTTTTTGCGCGATCGCCATCGGGTTCGCAATGCAATTTTACAACTAATTATTCTCTCCTGTATTTTTGCTGCCTTAGCCGTTTTAGCCGTCCGCATTGCCGAAATTATTCCCAGTCTTGAACCCTCCCAATTTGGCCTGTTATTAGCCGTTGGCGGAATCGGTTTAGGCATCAGTTCGGCTGTCGTGGGAGAATTCGGCCATCGTTGGGGATCGAATGCTCAACTGAGTTTAATCGGATCGATGGGGATGGCGGGATCGCTGTTGGGTTTGTCGTTTACCGTTCAATATTTAGGATGGTCTCTGTTTTGGATTAGTGTGTTAGGTTCATCAGCCGCTTTTATTGGCATTCCCATGCAAACGACAATTCAATCACAAACGCCAGAAGAGATGCGAGGTAAGGTGTTCGGCTTGCAAAATAATGCCATTAATATTGCTTTGAGTTTTCCTCTGGCTTTGGTGAGTGTGGCAGAAGCTGGATTGGGAATTCAAGTGGTTTTAGCTGGTTTAGCCGTCTTAGTCTTCGCAGGGGGAGTCTCAACCTGGTATATTTCCCGTACAGGAGATCGGGATCAATAG